One Frankia alni ACN14a DNA window includes the following coding sequences:
- a CDS encoding VOC family protein — MRNHAQVAWFETNGIRVGRVAVDCANVDVMVRFWSAALGYEVDRRDDDAALLRHPAGAGPKLLLRPGARRGGGPSRLHLDLYAVDAERVIGWLSTLGARRVGRYDDDGERGYILSDPEGNEFRVMTAGPTGFARPFV; from the coding sequence ATGCGAAATCATGCGCAGGTGGCGTGGTTTGAAACGAACGGCATTCGGGTGGGGCGGGTCGCAGTGGACTGCGCGAACGTGGACGTGATGGTGCGCTTCTGGTCCGCCGCGCTGGGGTACGAGGTGGACCGGCGCGACGACGACGCGGCTCTGCTGCGTCATCCCGCCGGGGCGGGGCCGAAGCTGTTGCTGCGGCCGGGCGCCCGCCGCGGCGGCGGTCCCAGTCGGCTGCATCTCGACCTCTACGCGGTGGACGCCGAGCGGGTCATCGGCTGGTTGTCGACCCTCGGCGCCCGCCGGGTCGGCCGCTACGACGACGACGGGGAGCGCGGCTACATCCTGTCCGATCCGGAGGGCAACGAGTTCCGGGTGATGACGGCCGGTCCGACCGGCTTCGCCCGGCCCTTCGTCTGA
- a CDS encoding DUF4352 domain-containing protein, with the protein MTDQNPPHQPPGGDGSQETWKQPSNPWHQSAQTPGSGATPGPSGSTPAPAPSWGAAPDRSDEQTRLAWSADTPAPSGGTSPSGPQVPGPATAGQPWAAGPRPGGEQSWPPPQQQPGAGSTGWGQPGAGQPGAEQPGWGQAGGGQQASDQQSWGQPGGGQPGTEQQGWGQPSGWPQAGYPPGGTGAYQGGPAYQGPAGYPGAQGSYQQNPPGGWQPGAAWQQGGGWQQGAPPPPPPRRRNPLFVIVPLAVVAAIVVGVVIALAVGGDDSNDLSAPVPLPSLSAPALAVPTSPAPSATATGPIGVSNCVAVTPQGAPGAGAAAIGGSGTVVGEANSSVSDFEARVTLNSVCSTTGKVTEYGDPPTQGAYYIVNVTVEVSRGDTSASPSDFYIQTPDGTRYDGSYENVEPRLSASTVKAGQKVRGNVVIDAPPGHGVLHWEPLFAVSPAMFQL; encoded by the coding sequence GTGACCGACCAGAACCCCCCTCACCAGCCCCCCGGCGGTGACGGGAGCCAGGAGACGTGGAAGCAGCCGAGCAACCCCTGGCACCAGTCCGCGCAGACGCCGGGCAGCGGCGCGACGCCCGGCCCGTCCGGGTCCACTCCTGCGCCGGCCCCGTCGTGGGGCGCCGCCCCGGACCGGTCCGACGAGCAGACCCGGCTCGCCTGGTCCGCCGACACCCCTGCCCCCTCGGGTGGGACCTCCCCGAGCGGGCCGCAGGTCCCTGGGCCCGCCACCGCCGGGCAGCCGTGGGCGGCGGGACCGCGCCCCGGCGGTGAGCAGTCCTGGCCGCCGCCGCAGCAGCAGCCCGGCGCCGGCTCCACCGGCTGGGGGCAGCCGGGCGCGGGACAGCCCGGCGCCGAGCAACCGGGCTGGGGGCAAGCCGGTGGGGGGCAGCAGGCGTCCGACCAGCAGAGCTGGGGGCAACCCGGTGGGGGGCAGCCAGGCACGGAGCAGCAGGGCTGGGGACAGCCGAGCGGCTGGCCCCAGGCCGGCTACCCGCCCGGTGGCACCGGGGCCTACCAGGGCGGCCCGGCGTACCAGGGGCCGGCAGGCTACCCGGGCGCGCAGGGCTCCTACCAGCAGAATCCACCCGGTGGCTGGCAGCCGGGCGCCGCCTGGCAGCAGGGCGGCGGCTGGCAGCAGGGTGCCCCGCCCCCGCCGCCGCCGCGGCGGCGCAACCCGCTGTTCGTGATCGTGCCGCTCGCCGTCGTCGCCGCGATCGTCGTCGGGGTGGTGATCGCGCTCGCGGTGGGGGGCGACGACTCGAACGACCTCTCCGCGCCGGTACCGCTGCCCTCGTTGAGCGCACCCGCGCTTGCGGTACCGACGTCACCCGCGCCCAGTGCCACCGCGACCGGCCCGATCGGCGTCTCGAACTGTGTCGCGGTCACCCCACAGGGTGCGCCGGGGGCCGGCGCGGCCGCCATCGGCGGCTCGGGGACCGTCGTCGGCGAGGCGAACTCGTCCGTCAGCGACTTCGAGGCACGGGTGACCCTCAACAGCGTCTGCTCGACGACCGGCAAGGTGACCGAGTACGGCGACCCGCCGACCCAGGGTGCCTACTACATCGTCAACGTGACGGTCGAGGTGAGCCGCGGGGACACGTCCGCCTCCCCGTCGGACTTCTACATCCAGACCCCGGACGGGACGCGCTACGACGGCAGCTACGAGAACGTGGAGCCGCGGCTGTCCGCGTCGACGGTGAAGGCCGGCCAGAAGGTGCGCGGCAACGTCGTCATCGACGCGCCGCCCGGGCACGGCGTGCTGCACTGGGAGCCGCTGTTCGCGGTCAGCCCGGCCATGTTCCAGCTCTGA
- the qcrB gene encoding cytochrome bc1 complex cytochrome b subunit — MTTASPPEFVKRPTPARKANRAIDERFGTQAGLRRNLNKVFPDHWSFMIGEIALYSFIVLLLTGIYLTLFFDPSNTEVIYNGSYVPLKGVEMSRAYASTLDISFDTRAGLVFRQIHHWAALVFVASIVVHLFRVFFTGAYRKPREVNWLIGVGLLILAILEGFAGYSLPDDLLSGTGLRIAASIAQSIPIIGTWASFLVFNGEFPGDNFLPRLYVIHILLVPGVLLALIGAHMGILWHQKHTDFPGPGKTEHNVVGHRVFPVFAVKSGGFFMMVFAMLALLGGLAQINPIWMFGPYDPSKVSSASQPDWYIGFLDGSTRLMPPWEFRGLGHTVPAVFWPTAVLPGILFTLLALYPFLEARFTGDTKSYNLLQRPREAPTRTALGAMSISFYLVLWISGGNDVIAKTFSISLNAMTWAGRIGLIIVPPIAYAITKKICLALQAKDAEVEHHGIETGIIRQLPSGEFVEDHRPKPTPVPDHPLVTNDRFALPSANGHGDGDGHGKGLARRAGKAVGGFFVEEKETGPGGPSAPVGGGRH, encoded by the coding sequence ATCGCGCTCTACAGCTTCATCGTCCTGCTGCTCACGGGCATCTACCTCACGCTGTTCTTCGACCCGTCGAACACCGAGGTCATCTACAACGGCTCCTACGTCCCGCTCAAGGGCGTGGAGATGAGCCGGGCGTACGCCTCGACGCTCGACATCAGCTTCGACACCCGGGCCGGACTGGTGTTCCGCCAGATCCACCACTGGGCCGCGCTGGTCTTCGTCGCGTCGATCGTCGTCCACCTGTTCCGGGTGTTCTTCACCGGCGCCTACCGCAAGCCGCGCGAGGTCAACTGGCTGATCGGGGTCGGCCTGCTGATCCTCGCCATCCTCGAGGGCTTCGCCGGCTACTCGCTGCCGGACGACCTGCTCTCCGGCACCGGTCTGCGGATCGCCGCCTCGATCGCCCAGTCCATCCCGATCATCGGGACGTGGGCGTCGTTCCTGGTGTTCAACGGCGAGTTCCCGGGTGACAACTTCCTGCCCCGGCTCTACGTGATCCATATTCTGCTGGTGCCCGGGGTGCTGCTCGCCCTCATCGGCGCGCACATGGGCATCCTGTGGCACCAGAAGCACACCGACTTCCCCGGCCCGGGCAAGACCGAGCACAACGTCGTCGGCCACCGGGTCTTCCCGGTGTTCGCGGTGAAGTCCGGCGGGTTCTTCATGATGGTCTTCGCGATGCTCGCCCTGCTCGGTGGCCTCGCGCAGATCAACCCGATCTGGATGTTCGGTCCGTACGACCCGTCGAAGGTCTCCTCGGCGTCCCAGCCCGACTGGTACATCGGCTTCCTCGACGGCTCGACCCGACTGATGCCACCGTGGGAGTTCCGCGGCCTCGGCCATACGGTCCCGGCCGTGTTCTGGCCGACGGCGGTCCTGCCCGGCATCCTGTTCACGCTGCTGGCGCTCTACCCGTTCCTGGAAGCCAGGTTCACCGGCGACACCAAGTCGTACAACCTGCTCCAGCGACCCCGGGAGGCGCCGACCAGGACAGCGCTCGGCGCGATGTCGATCAGCTTCTACCTGGTCCTGTGGATCTCGGGTGGTAACGACGTCATCGCGAAGACGTTCAGCATCTCGCTGAACGCGATGACGTGGGCCGGCCGCATCGGTCTGATCATCGTCCCGCCGATCGCGTACGCGATCACGAAGAAGATCTGCCTTGCCCTCCAGGCGAAGGACGCCGAGGTCGAGCACCACGGCATCGAGACCGGCATCATCCGCCAGCTCCCCAGCGGGGAGTTCGTGGAGGATCACCGGCCGAAGCCGACCCCGGTACCCGATCACCCGCTGGTCACGAACGACCGGTTCGCGCTGCCGTCGGCGAACGGCCACGGGGACGGGGACGGTCACGGCAAGGGCCTCGCCCGCCGCGCCGGCAAGGCCGTGGGTGGCTTCTTCGTCGAGGAGAAGGAGACCGGTCCGGGCGGTCCGAGCGCACCGGTCGGCGGCGGCAGGCACTGA
- a CDS encoding NYN domain-containing protein, protein MTGPLPASVREYVIELAAQTLADLPESDVPPSLAAVRRFKASRRAKVGAIPLAAAVDNDVFRGRVAEWIRRHQPELAEAADSADGPPPAAPPEKVAAVAYLLRVPHWPELVELASASAAEAEVRGRADEAERTIRRLTEQLAAHQRSAADELGQVRERLAAARAEAEETRRRLRASSDRIRRAEEAARESVVAAESVRDAALAAGRDAEVEVRRLRGRVAELESALAAARRDSRDSRSVDDARMRVLLDTLIASAHGVRRELDLPTMVARPADLLARGGDGPSSAPQAFVGARGRPDDDPTLIDEVLAVPGVHLIIDGYNVTKRGYGRLTLQAQRERLLSGLGALAGRNPDSEVTVVFDATAVVARPVGVTMPRGVRVLFSRPGQLADEEIVRLVRMEPQGRPVFVVTSDREVAENSAAAGARAVPSAALLARLDR, encoded by the coding sequence GTGACGGGTCCGCTGCCCGCGTCCGTGCGGGAGTACGTCATCGAGCTCGCCGCGCAGACTCTCGCCGATCTGCCCGAGTCCGACGTGCCGCCGTCGCTCGCCGCGGTGCGCCGGTTCAAGGCGTCCCGGCGGGCGAAGGTGGGCGCGATCCCGCTGGCCGCCGCCGTCGACAACGACGTGTTCCGCGGCCGCGTCGCCGAATGGATCCGCCGGCATCAGCCGGAGCTGGCCGAGGCTGCCGATTCCGCCGATGGGCCCCCGCCGGCCGCCCCGCCGGAGAAGGTCGCGGCGGTGGCCTACCTGCTGCGGGTCCCGCACTGGCCCGAGCTGGTCGAGCTGGCCTCGGCCTCGGCCGCGGAGGCGGAGGTCCGCGGCCGGGCGGACGAGGCCGAACGGACGATCCGCCGGCTCACCGAGCAGCTCGCCGCGCACCAGCGCAGCGCCGCCGACGAGCTGGGGCAGGTGCGTGAACGCCTCGCGGCGGCACGCGCCGAGGCGGAGGAGACCCGGCGGCGACTGCGGGCGTCCTCGGATCGGATCCGCCGCGCCGAGGAGGCCGCCAGGGAGTCGGTGGTCGCGGCCGAGTCGGTGCGGGACGCGGCGCTCGCCGCCGGTCGTGACGCCGAGGTGGAGGTGCGTCGGCTACGTGGCCGGGTCGCCGAGCTGGAGAGCGCCCTGGCCGCCGCGCGCCGGGACTCCCGCGACTCCCGCAGCGTGGACGACGCCCGCATGCGCGTCCTGCTCGACACGCTCATCGCCTCGGCCCACGGTGTGCGCCGCGAGCTCGACCTGCCGACGATGGTCGCCCGGCCGGCGGACCTGCTGGCCCGCGGCGGCGACGGGCCGAGCAGCGCGCCGCAGGCGTTCGTCGGGGCCCGCGGGCGGCCCGACGACGATCCCACCCTCATCGACGAGGTGCTCGCCGTGCCCGGCGTGCATCTGATCATCGACGGGTACAACGTGACCAAACGCGGCTACGGCCGGCTCACCCTGCAGGCGCAGCGGGAACGTCTGCTGTCCGGGCTCGGCGCGCTTGCCGGGCGCAACCCGGACAGCGAGGTCACGGTCGTCTTCGACGCGACCGCGGTCGTCGCCCGCCCGGTCGGCGTCACGATGCCCCGGGGTGTTCGGGTCCTGTTCAGCCGGCCCGGCCAGCTCGCCGACGAGGAGATCGTCCGGCTGGTCCGGATGGAGCCCCAGGGTCGACCGGTCTTCGTCGTCACCTCCGACCGGGAGGTGGCGGAGAACAGCGCCGCGGCCGGTGCCCGGGCGGTGCCGTCGGCGGCCCTGTTGGCGCGGCTCGACCGCTAG
- a CDS encoding HIT family protein, whose protein sequence is MPSVFTRIINGELPGRIVYSDEYTVAFLTIAPIRPGHTLVVPRAEIDHWIDLPDDVQTALWTAAATVGRAIDAAFRPRRVAALVAGLEVPHVHVHLLPIENESQIDFTLADHDPDSAELDAVAERIRAAVG, encoded by the coding sequence ATGCCGAGCGTCTTCACCCGGATCATCAACGGCGAGCTTCCCGGGCGCATCGTGTACTCCGATGAGTACACGGTCGCGTTTCTGACGATCGCCCCGATCCGGCCGGGCCACACGCTGGTGGTCCCGCGCGCCGAGATCGACCACTGGATCGACCTGCCCGACGACGTCCAGACGGCGCTGTGGACCGCCGCCGCGACGGTCGGCCGGGCCATCGACGCCGCGTTCCGGCCCCGGCGGGTGGCGGCGCTCGTCGCCGGGCTGGAGGTGCCACACGTGCACGTGCACCTGCTGCCCATCGAGAACGAGTCGCAGATCGACTTCACGCTCGCCGACCACGACCCGGACTCGGCCGAGCTCGACGCCGTGGCGGAGCGGATCCGCGCCGCCGTCGGCTGA
- a CDS encoding DEDD exonuclease domain-containing protein, with protein MPAHRQASLDELGRPLSDLTFVVVDLETTGTSAATSEITEIGAVRVRGGEVLAEMSTLVRPSAGIPPMVSVITGITDAMVATAPAEAEVVPTFLEFARGAVLVAHNAPFDLGFLRAAAQRCGYPPPAWEHLDTLRIARRLVSRDEAPDCRLASLARLFRSSTEPCHRALADARATVDVLHGLFERLGNAGVRTLEELHEYSARVSPAQRRKRYLADGLPTGPGVYIFRDADGRALYVGTSRSVRSRVRTYFTASEPRTRMAEMVALAERVDAIGCAHALEAEVRELRLIAEHKPPYNRRSRFPERTVYLKLTDEPFPRLSRVRAARDEATYLGPFASTRGADDAADALLAAVPLRQCTGRLSPRARRPACALADLGRCGAPCDGREDVAAYARHVAAARAAITGDPGPVIAASTRRIDRLAGERRYEEAAVHRDRMVSFVRAAARGQRLAALTRIPQLVAAAPTAQAGWDLAVVRHGRLVSAANVAPGIDPRPWVDAAVASAETVRPQPGPAPCASVEETERIARWLAGSGVRLVRLDGEWSWPAAGASRDALRYAELHRSPDSPEQAPGRRAEGERPRR; from the coding sequence GTGCCCGCGCATCGGCAGGCCAGCCTCGACGAGCTCGGCCGGCCGCTGTCCGATCTGACGTTCGTCGTGGTCGACCTGGAGACGACGGGGACCTCGGCGGCGACCAGCGAGATCACCGAGATCGGCGCGGTGCGGGTGCGTGGCGGCGAGGTGCTCGCGGAGATGTCCACCCTGGTCCGCCCGAGCGCAGGTATCCCGCCGATGGTCTCGGTGATCACCGGGATCACCGACGCGATGGTGGCGACGGCCCCCGCGGAGGCCGAGGTGGTGCCGACGTTCCTGGAGTTCGCCCGCGGTGCCGTGCTGGTCGCCCACAACGCGCCGTTCGATCTCGGCTTCCTGCGGGCCGCGGCGCAGCGCTGCGGCTATCCGCCACCCGCCTGGGAGCATCTCGACACCCTCCGCATCGCGCGGCGGCTGGTCAGCCGGGACGAGGCTCCCGACTGCCGGCTGGCCTCGCTGGCCCGGCTGTTCCGCAGCTCGACCGAGCCCTGCCACCGGGCGCTGGCAGACGCCCGCGCCACGGTGGACGTGCTGCACGGGTTGTTCGAGCGCCTCGGCAACGCCGGCGTGCGCACGCTGGAGGAGCTGCACGAGTACAGCGCCCGGGTCTCCCCGGCTCAGCGGCGCAAGCGGTACCTCGCCGACGGGCTGCCCACCGGCCCGGGCGTCTACATCTTCCGGGACGCCGATGGACGGGCCCTCTACGTCGGCACCTCTCGGTCGGTCCGGTCCCGGGTGCGCACGTACTTCACGGCGAGTGAGCCCCGCACCCGGATGGCGGAGATGGTGGCACTGGCCGAGCGGGTGGACGCCATCGGCTGCGCGCACGCCCTGGAGGCCGAGGTGCGGGAGCTGCGGCTGATCGCGGAGCACAAGCCGCCGTACAACCGACGCTCCCGCTTCCCGGAACGCACCGTGTACCTCAAGCTCACCGACGAGCCGTTCCCCCGGCTTTCCCGGGTGCGCGCCGCGCGGGACGAGGCGACCTACCTCGGTCCGTTCGCCAGCACCCGGGGCGCCGACGACGCGGCCGACGCGCTGCTCGCCGCCGTGCCGCTGCGCCAGTGCACCGGCCGGCTCTCGCCACGCGCCCGCCGCCCCGCCTGCGCCCTGGCCGACCTGGGCCGGTGCGGGGCACCCTGCGACGGCCGGGAGGACGTCGCCGCCTACGCCCGCCACGTCGCCGCCGCCCGGGCGGCCATCACGGGCGATCCGGGGCCGGTCATCGCGGCGTCGACGCGGCGTATCGACCGCCTGGCCGGCGAGCGGCGCTACGAGGAGGCGGCCGTCCACCGCGACCGGATGGTGTCGTTCGTCCGCGCCGCGGCCCGCGGTCAGCGGCTGGCCGCGCTGACCCGCATCCCGCAGCTCGTCGCGGCGGCGCCGACCGCGCAGGCCGGCTGGGACCTGGCGGTGGTCCGGCACGGCCGGTTGGTGTCAGCGGCGAACGTGGCTCCCGGCATCGACCCGCGGCCCTGGGTCGACGCCGCGGTCGCCAGCGCCGAGACGGTGCGACCACAGCCGGGGCCCGCGCCGTGCGCCTCCGTCGAGGAGACCGAGCGGATCGCCCGCTGGCTGGCCGGCTCCGGGGTGCGGCTCGTGCGCCTCGACGGCGAGTGGAGCTGGCCGGCGGCGGGTGCCAGCCGCGACGCGCTGCGCTACGCCGAGCTCCACCGTTCCCCCGACAGCCCGGAGCAGGCGCCTGGCCGGCGCGCCGAGGGCGAGCGTCCCCGCCGCTGA